Proteins encoded within one genomic window of Pigmentiphaga sp. H8:
- a CDS encoding FMN-dependent NADH-azoreductase: MKILHIDSSSTGAASVSRELTAAVVKALRQNEPRSTVKHRDLVAQPPAHLDGALLQSLRPQPGAVFPDDEGFRKEVAYTDELLAEFLAADVVVIGAPMYNFSIPSQLKAWIDRVAQAGKTFRYTANGPEGLAGDKKVVIVSSRGGKYAGTPVETLLDHQESYLRAVLGFFGVTDVSVLRAEGIALGGEARETAVNHALEQAGLLAEELAAAA, translated from the coding sequence ATGAAAATCCTGCACATCGACTCGAGCTCCACCGGCGCCGCCTCCGTTTCCCGCGAATTGACCGCCGCCGTCGTGAAGGCCCTGCGCCAGAACGAACCGCGATCGACGGTCAAGCACCGCGACCTGGTGGCCCAGCCGCCGGCCCACCTGGACGGCGCCCTGCTGCAGTCGCTGCGCCCCCAGCCCGGCGCCGTGTTTCCGGATGACGAGGGATTCCGCAAGGAGGTCGCCTACACCGACGAACTGCTGGCCGAATTCCTGGCCGCCGACGTCGTCGTGATCGGCGCCCCGATGTACAACTTTTCGATTCCTTCCCAGTTGAAGGCCTGGATCGACCGCGTCGCGCAAGCCGGCAAGACCTTCCGCTACACCGCCAACGGCCCCGAGGGACTGGCCGGCGACAAGAAGGTCGTGATCGTTTCTTCTCGCGGCGGCAAGTACGCCGGCACGCCGGTCGAGACTCTGCTGGATCACCAGGAGTCCTACCTGCGCGCGGTGCTCGGCTTCTTCGGCGTGACCGACGTGAGCGTGCTGCGCGCCGAAGGTATCGCGCTGGGCGGCGAGGCGCGCGAAACGGCCGTCAACCACGCGCTGGAACAGGCCGGCCTGCTGGCCGAGGAACTGGCCGCCGCGGCCTGA
- a CDS encoding LysR substrate-binding domain-containing protein: MQDLNDMYLFAKVVEHGGYTATAQALGIPVSRISRRIAALEDELGVRLLHRTTRKISVTEIGQTYYQHCAALAAEAAAAREAVDRTTSQPQGLIRFSCPVTLLHSDIGAIVADYLAQYPQVRVQIDATSRRVDVVEEGFDLALRVRTPPLEDSELVVRPLATSRLVLVATPDFFARHGEPQEIQDLGRLPTLSMMQAAERHVWRFVGPDGAEISVAHVPRLSVDDLNTLRSTALQGLGIACLPWPLVAADVEAGLLRVTLAQYSPPEGIVQAVFPSRRGLVPAVRGFLDALVAAYDRQSPAPG, from the coding sequence ATGCAGGACCTCAACGACATGTACCTGTTCGCCAAGGTGGTCGAACACGGCGGCTATACCGCCACCGCCCAGGCCCTGGGCATTCCCGTCTCGCGCATCAGCCGCCGCATCGCCGCGCTGGAGGACGAGCTGGGCGTGCGGCTGCTACACCGCACCACGCGCAAGATCTCGGTGACCGAAATCGGGCAGACCTATTACCAGCACTGCGCCGCGCTGGCCGCGGAGGCCGCCGCCGCCCGCGAGGCCGTGGACCGGACGACTTCGCAGCCGCAGGGGCTGATTCGCTTCAGCTGCCCCGTTACGTTGTTGCATAGCGACATCGGGGCCATCGTGGCGGACTACCTGGCGCAATATCCGCAGGTGCGCGTGCAGATCGATGCCACGTCCCGGCGCGTGGACGTGGTGGAAGAGGGTTTCGACCTCGCGCTGCGGGTGCGCACGCCGCCGCTGGAGGACTCCGAGCTGGTCGTGCGTCCGCTGGCCACCAGCCGCCTGGTGCTGGTGGCCACGCCGGATTTCTTTGCGCGCCATGGCGAGCCGCAGGAAATCCAGGATCTGGGCCGGCTGCCCACGCTCAGCATGATGCAGGCGGCGGAACGGCACGTCTGGCGCTTCGTCGGGCCGGATGGCGCCGAGATATCGGTGGCGCACGTGCCGCGCCTGTCGGTCGACGATCTGAACACCCTGCGCAGCACGGCGCTTCAGGGATTGGGCATCGCGTGCCTGCCGTGGCCGCTGGTGGCGGCCGACGTCGAGGCAGGCCTGCTGCGCGTCACGTTGGCCCAGTATTCTCCGCCGGAGGGAATCGTGCAGGCGGTGTTCCCGTCGCGGCGGGGCCTGGTGCCGGCGGTGCGAGGTTTCCTGGATGCGCTGGTGGCGGCGTACGACCGGCAGTCGCCCGCGCCGGGCTAG
- the surE gene encoding 5'/3'-nucleotidase SurE: MLILISNDDGYFAPGLAALVEALRPLAELIVVAPETNRSGSSNSLTLDRPLSVRTAANGFLYVNGTPSDCVHVALTGLLDRRPDLVVSGINDGQNMGEDTLYSGTVAAATEGYLFGLPSIAFSQVSKGWTQLDAAAAAARSFVERFIASPLAAPSLLNVNIPNLPLSELKPPRVTRLGRRHPSEPVVRSSTPYGEPVYWIGPAGKAADATPGTDFHACADGAVSVTPLRFDLTHNAQLEPMREWIPTEWIGANR; the protein is encoded by the coding sequence ATGTTGATACTGATTTCCAACGACGACGGTTATTTCGCGCCCGGACTGGCTGCCCTGGTCGAGGCGCTGCGGCCGCTGGCCGAACTGATCGTGGTCGCGCCCGAGACCAATCGCAGCGGATCGTCGAATTCGCTCACGCTCGATCGCCCCTTGTCGGTACGCACCGCCGCCAACGGCTTCCTGTATGTCAACGGCACGCCGTCCGATTGCGTCCACGTCGCCCTGACCGGACTCCTGGACCGGCGCCCCGACCTGGTGGTGTCCGGCATCAACGACGGGCAGAACATGGGCGAGGACACGCTGTACTCCGGCACGGTCGCCGCGGCTACCGAGGGCTATCTGTTCGGCCTGCCGTCGATCGCCTTTTCCCAGGTGTCCAAGGGCTGGACGCAGCTGGACGCGGCGGCCGCCGCCGCGCGCAGCTTCGTCGAGCGTTTCATCGCCAGCCCGCTGGCGGCGCCCAGCCTGTTGAACGTGAATATTCCGAACCTGCCGCTGTCCGAACTCAAGCCGCCTCGCGTGACCCGGCTCGGCCGGCGTCATCCCTCCGAGCCGGTGGTGCGTTCGTCCACCCCGTACGGCGAGCCGGTCTACTGGATCGGCCCCGCCGGCAAGGCGGCCGACGCCACGCCCGGCACGGACTTTCATGCCTGCGCCGACGGCGCGGTGTCGGTCACGCCGCTGCGGTTCGATCTGACGCACAACGCACAGCTCGAACCCATGCGCGAATGGATTCCCACGGAATGGATAGGCGCAAACCGCTGA
- a CDS encoding protein-L-isoaspartate(D-aspartate) O-methyltransferase, protein MAPARLVVPAPIQARVPAREINHGLNSERMRAALVARLRAQGITDERVLEAVHAIPRHRFIDEALASRAYEDAALPIGHGQTISQPWIVARMIAAARNGRELGKVLEVGTGCGYQAAVLAGVAREVYSIERIKALHELARTQLRPLRLPHVRLVFGDGMLGVPSAAPFDAIVVAAAGLKIPDALLAQLAVGGRLVAPEGGARQRLVMIERTGAQSWVRTELEAVRFVPLQSGVLL, encoded by the coding sequence GTGGCGCCGGCACGGCTGGTGGTCCCGGCCCCCATCCAGGCCAGGGTCCCGGCGCGCGAAATCAACCACGGCCTCAATTCCGAGCGCATGCGCGCGGCGCTGGTGGCGCGCTTGCGCGCGCAGGGAATCACGGATGAACGCGTGCTCGAAGCCGTGCATGCCATCCCGCGCCATCGCTTCATCGACGAGGCGCTGGCCAGCCGCGCCTACGAGGACGCGGCGCTGCCCATCGGCCATGGGCAGACCATCTCGCAGCCCTGGATCGTCGCGCGCATGATCGCCGCGGCGCGCAACGGGCGCGAACTCGGCAAGGTGCTGGAGGTCGGAACAGGGTGCGGCTACCAGGCCGCCGTGCTGGCGGGCGTGGCGCGCGAGGTGTATTCCATAGAACGCATCAAGGCCTTGCACGAACTGGCCCGCACCCAACTGCGGCCGTTGCGGCTGCCCCATGTGCGCCTCGTCTTCGGCGACGGCATGCTGGGCGTGCCGAGCGCCGCGCCGTTCGACGCCATCGTCGTCGCGGCAGCGGGGCTGAAGATACCCGATGCGCTGCTGGCGCAGTTGGCGGTCGGCGGCCGCCTGGTGGCCCCGGAAGGGGGCGCCAGGCAGCGACTGGTCATGATAGAGCGCACCGGAGCCCAGAGCTGGGTGCGAACCGAACTGGAGGCGGTGCGCTTCGTGCCCCTGCAGTCCGGTGTGTTGTTGTAA
- a CDS encoding peptidoglycan DD-metalloendopeptidase family protein, protein MLGRTARQVLLWTGCALVLAACGTAPRTVPVVDRTTPAKQPGGPAATAGRESSRLIDADTYIVKRGDTLIRIALDHGEDWRDIAQWNSLEDPNQIRPGQVLRVTRPGSTAAKPADNGVAQVTPVPAPSQSASRPLGTPAPAPTTPPATPEPVAPPATPVTPPAARNDPASERVEWGWPASGKIIENFHETRNKGLDIAGAPGDPVLAAGDGKVVYSGSGLRGYGQLIIIKHNNTFLSAYAHNRAMLVKEGQAVRRGQKIAELGSTDAESPRVHFEIRRQGRPVDPAGYLPPR, encoded by the coding sequence ATGCTCGGACGGACCGCACGGCAGGTGCTGCTCTGGACGGGCTGCGCATTGGTGCTCGCGGCCTGCGGCACGGCCCCCAGGACGGTTCCGGTCGTCGACCGGACCACGCCGGCCAAGCAACCGGGCGGCCCCGCGGCCACCGCGGGCCGTGAATCCTCGCGCCTGATCGATGCCGATACCTACATCGTCAAGCGCGGCGATACGCTGATCCGCATCGCCCTGGACCATGGCGAGGACTGGCGGGACATCGCGCAGTGGAACAGCCTGGAGGATCCCAACCAGATCCGGCCGGGACAGGTCCTGCGCGTGACGCGTCCGGGATCCACCGCGGCCAAGCCGGCCGACAACGGCGTGGCGCAGGTCACGCCGGTACCCGCGCCGTCGCAATCGGCATCGCGGCCGCTGGGTACGCCGGCGCCCGCGCCCACGACACCCCCGGCCACGCCCGAGCCCGTCGCGCCGCCGGCGACTCCGGTCACACCGCCCGCCGCGCGCAACGACCCGGCCAGCGAGCGGGTGGAGTGGGGCTGGCCCGCCAGCGGCAAGATCATCGAGAACTTCCACGAGACCCGCAACAAGGGCCTGGACATCGCCGGCGCGCCGGGCGATCCGGTGCTGGCCGCGGGCGACGGCAAGGTGGTCTACAGCGGCAGCGGCCTGCGCGGCTATGGGCAGTTGATCATCATCAAGCACAACAACACCTTCCTGTCCGCCTACGCGCACAACCGCGCCATGCTGGTCAAGGAAGGGCAGGCGGTGCGGCGCGGGCAGAAGATCGCCGAACTGGGCAGCACCGACGCCGAGTCGCCGCGCGTGCATTTCGAGATCCGGCGCCAGGGCCGTCCGGTCGACCCCGCCGGCTACCTGCCGCCACGCTGA
- a CDS encoding 3'-5' exonuclease, with amino-acid sequence MTPMLVFDLETIPDVEGLRALNGWGEDVPDAEVVERATAARREAVGHDFLPLHLQKIAVVGCVFRDDDGFRVKCIGKADDPEATLISGFFKTIDRYTPQLISWNGSGFDLPVLHYRGLIHGIQASRYWDMGEDDRDFRYSNYISRYHNRHCDLMDLLAKYNGRANAPLDELAKLCGFPGKMGMDGSQVWPAWSSGRQEEVRAYCETDVVNTWLVYCRFRLMRGMLSRAQYDAEVDLVRSTLESLDLPHWREYLANWPASR; translated from the coding sequence ATGACACCGATGCTGGTCTTCGACCTGGAAACCATTCCCGATGTGGAAGGCCTGCGCGCGCTGAACGGGTGGGGCGAGGACGTCCCCGATGCCGAGGTGGTCGAACGCGCCACCGCCGCCCGGCGCGAAGCCGTGGGGCACGACTTCCTGCCGCTGCACCTGCAGAAGATCGCCGTGGTGGGGTGCGTGTTCCGCGATGACGACGGGTTTCGCGTCAAGTGCATAGGCAAGGCCGACGACCCCGAGGCCACGCTGATCTCCGGCTTCTTCAAGACCATCGATCGCTACACGCCGCAGCTCATCAGCTGGAACGGCTCGGGCTTCGACCTGCCGGTCCTGCACTATCGCGGACTGATCCACGGCATCCAGGCCTCGCGCTACTGGGACATGGGCGAGGACGACCGCGACTTCCGCTACAGCAACTACATCAGCCGCTACCACAACCGGCACTGCGACCTGATGGACCTGCTGGCGAAATACAACGGACGCGCCAACGCGCCGCTGGACGAACTGGCCAAGCTGTGCGGCTTTCCCGGCAAGATGGGCATGGACGGCAGCCAGGTCTGGCCCGCCTGGAGCTCCGGACGCCAGGAGGAAGTGCGCGCGTATTGCGAAACCGATGTCGTCAATACCTGGCTGGTCTATTGCCGCTTCCGGCTGATGCGCGGCATGCTGTCCCGCGCCCAGTACGACGCCGAAGTGGACCTGGTGCGCAGCACGCTGGAATCCCTGGACCTGCCCCATTGGCGCGAATACCTGGCGAACTGGCCCGCCTCGCGCTAG
- the rlmD gene encoding 23S rRNA (uracil(1939)-C(5))-methyltransferase RlmD yields the protein MSQEADIAAADSLEGTAAAVEFDDGSVAIESVDLEGRGIARRQGKVVFVDGALPGERVMLKITKRKPSYELAEVESVVQASSQRVAPRCAHFGVCGGCAMQHVDPAAQVAIKQRVLEDTLWHIGKLVPQRVLPPIHGPAWGYRYRARLSVRVVVKKGGVLVGFRERKSSYVADMRECHVLHPHVASLLVPLREMVAAMPARDRVPQIEVAVGDNQIVLVLRHLIPLVDEDLAVLREFAARHGIHWWLQPKGPDTVHPLEPEDIDGLAYTLPEFGLRMPFKPTDFTQVNHAINRVLVSRALALLDPQPEDRVADLFCGLGNFTLALATRCREVVGVEGSQALTDRALEAARRHGVDAHTAFSTLNLFEVDETWLRSLGRFDRMLIDPPREGALAVAKALTTLGADRPRRIVYVSCNPATLARDAAILVHEGGYTLRAAGVVNMFPHTAHVESIAVLE from the coding sequence ATGAGTCAAGAAGCAGACATTGCGGCCGCGGACAGCCTGGAAGGGACGGCTGCTGCCGTCGAATTCGACGACGGTTCCGTGGCCATCGAATCGGTGGACCTGGAAGGGCGCGGCATCGCGCGCCGCCAGGGCAAGGTGGTGTTCGTCGACGGCGCGCTGCCCGGCGAACGCGTGATGCTGAAGATAACCAAGCGCAAGCCCTCCTACGAGCTGGCCGAAGTCGAGAGCGTGGTGCAGGCGTCGTCGCAGCGCGTGGCGCCGCGCTGCGCGCATTTCGGCGTCTGCGGCGGTTGTGCCATGCAGCACGTGGATCCGGCCGCGCAGGTGGCGATCAAGCAGCGCGTGCTGGAAGACACGCTCTGGCACATCGGCAAGCTGGTGCCGCAGCGCGTCCTGCCGCCCATCCACGGCCCCGCCTGGGGATACCGCTACCGCGCCCGGTTGTCGGTCCGGGTGGTGGTCAAGAAGGGCGGGGTGCTGGTGGGCTTTCGCGAGCGCAAGAGCAGCTACGTGGCCGACATGCGCGAATGCCACGTCCTGCATCCGCACGTGGCCTCGCTGCTGGTGCCCCTGCGCGAGATGGTCGCGGCCATGCCCGCGCGCGACCGCGTCCCGCAGATCGAAGTCGCCGTGGGCGACAACCAGATCGTGCTGGTGCTGCGCCACCTGATTCCGCTGGTGGACGAGGACCTGGCGGTGCTGCGCGAGTTCGCGGCGCGCCATGGCATTCATTGGTGGCTGCAGCCCAAGGGACCGGATACGGTGCACCCGCTGGAGCCTGAGGACATCGACGGACTGGCCTATACGCTGCCGGAGTTCGGGCTGCGCATGCCGTTCAAGCCGACCGACTTCACCCAGGTCAACCACGCGATCAACCGGGTGCTGGTGTCGCGCGCCCTCGCGCTGCTCGACCCGCAGCCCGAGGACCGGGTAGCCGACCTGTTCTGCGGGCTGGGCAATTTCACCCTGGCGCTGGCGACCCGCTGCCGCGAGGTCGTGGGCGTGGAGGGCAGCCAGGCCCTGACCGACCGGGCGCTGGAAGCCGCCCGCAGGCATGGCGTGGATGCGCACACGGCGTTCTCGACCCTGAACCTGTTCGAAGTGGACGAGACCTGGCTGCGCAGCCTGGGCCGCTTCGACCGCATGCTGATCGACCCCCCGCGCGAAGGCGCCCTGGCCGTGGCCAAGGCCCTGACGACACTAGGGGCCGACCGCCCCCGGCGCATCGTCTACGTCTCCTGTAACCCCGCCACCCTGGCCCGCGACGCCGCCATCCTCGTCCACGAGGGCGGCTATACCTTGAGAGCGGCAGGTGTGGTCAACATGTTCCCCCATACGGCCCACGTGGAGTCCATAGCCGTGTTGGAATAG
- a CDS encoding Bax inhibitor-1/YccA family protein, whose amino-acid sequence MNDLRTSPFNRTGAAPGEVARNRVLRNTYWLLALSLIPTVLGAAIGVGTGLAQVMGGSPGLTTMVFLIGAFGLMFAIQKNKDNGLGVALLLVFTFFMGLMLSRMIGFVMGMANGSTLIMTAFGGTAVVFGTMALLSTTIKRDLSGLGKWLFVGAILILVAALANIFLQLPALMLTISVLAIGIFSAFMLVDLQRVVNGGETNYVSATLAIYLDIYNVFVNLLMLLGIFGGERE is encoded by the coding sequence ATGAACGATCTACGCACTTCTCCCTTCAACCGGACCGGGGCTGCGCCCGGCGAGGTCGCGCGCAATCGCGTGTTGCGCAACACCTACTGGCTGCTGGCGCTGTCGCTGATCCCCACCGTGCTGGGCGCGGCGATCGGCGTCGGCACCGGCCTGGCCCAGGTCATGGGCGGCAGCCCCGGCCTGACCACCATGGTGTTCCTGATCGGCGCCTTCGGCCTGATGTTCGCCATTCAAAAGAACAAGGACAACGGACTGGGCGTCGCCCTGCTGCTGGTCTTCACCTTCTTCATGGGACTGATGCTGTCCCGCATGATCGGCTTCGTCATGGGCATGGCCAACGGCTCCACGCTCATCATGACGGCCTTCGGCGGCACCGCCGTGGTGTTCGGCACCATGGCCCTGCTGTCCACCACGATCAAGCGCGACCTGTCCGGCCTGGGCAAGTGGCTGTTCGTCGGCGCCATCCTGATCCTCGTGGCGGCCCTGGCCAACATCTTCCTGCAGCTGCCGGCGCTGATGCTGACCATCTCGGTCCTGGCCATCGGCATCTTCTCGGCCTTCATGCTGGTCGACCTGCAACGCGTCGTCAACGGCGGCGAGACCAACTATGTCTCGGCCACCCTGGCCATCTACCTGGACATCTACAACGTCTTCGTGAACCTGCTGATGCTCCTGGGCATCTTCGGCGGAGAGAGGGAATAA
- the ndk gene encoding nucleoside-diphosphate kinase translates to MAIERTLSIIKPDAVSKNVIGQIVSRFEAAGLKVIAARMMQLSRSDAERFYAVHAARPFFKDLVDFMVSGPVFVQVLEGESAIQKNRDLMGATDPKKAEKGTIRADFADSIDANAVHGSDAVETAKVEVAFFFPELNIHSR, encoded by the coding sequence ATGGCTATCGAGCGCACCCTTTCGATCATCAAGCCGGACGCCGTTTCCAAGAACGTCATCGGCCAGATCGTTTCCCGTTTCGAGGCTGCCGGCCTCAAGGTCATCGCCGCGCGCATGATGCAGCTCTCGCGCAGCGACGCCGAGCGCTTCTACGCCGTGCACGCCGCGCGCCCGTTCTTCAAGGACCTGGTCGACTTCATGGTCTCCGGTCCCGTGTTCGTGCAGGTCCTGGAAGGCGAGAGCGCCATCCAGAAGAACCGCGACCTGATGGGCGCGACCGATCCCAAGAAGGCCGAGAAGGGCACGATCCGCGCCGATTTCGCCGACAGCATCGACGCCAACGCCGTGCACGGCTCGGACGCCGTCGAGACCGCCAAGGTCGAAGTCGCCTTCTTTTTCCCCGAACTGAACATCCACAGCCGCTGA
- the rlmN gene encoding 23S rRNA (adenine(2503)-C(2))-methyltransferase RlmN yields the protein MNTISPLAEAAQAEATRSESPRINLLGLDGAELASLVENWGDKPFRAKQLQRWLHQRGVDDFEQMSDLAKSFREKLARQCEIRLPEVVTAHKSADGTRKWLLDVGNGNAIETVFIPEDDRGTLCISTQAGCTVACRFCSTGHQGFNRNLGVDEIIGQLWLARRTVEADREGARLSGGMPAPLGTQDDRVISNVVMMGMGEPLLNYDNTVSALRLMLDDNAYGLSRRRVTVSTSGVVPMMDRLARDCPVALAVSLHAPNDALRDDLVPLNRKYPLRELIAACQRYLEFAPRDFITFEYVMLDGINDGDEHAKQLIDIARQVSCKFNLIPFNPFPQSGLKRSPMARVRLFAQRLMDAGIVTTVRKTRGDDIDAACGQLAGEVKDRTRLKERLAGETRFGRIVEVRE from the coding sequence ATGAATACTATCTCGCCGCTCGCCGAAGCCGCCCAGGCCGAGGCTACACGTTCCGAATCCCCGCGCATCAACCTGCTGGGGCTGGACGGGGCCGAGCTCGCCTCGCTGGTGGAAAACTGGGGGGACAAGCCGTTTCGCGCCAAGCAGCTTCAGCGCTGGCTGCACCAGCGCGGCGTGGACGATTTCGAGCAGATGTCGGATCTGGCCAAGTCCTTCCGCGAGAAGCTCGCGCGGCAGTGCGAGATACGGCTGCCCGAGGTCGTCACCGCCCACAAGTCGGCCGACGGCACGCGCAAGTGGCTGCTCGACGTCGGCAACGGCAACGCGATCGAAACCGTGTTCATCCCCGAGGACGACCGCGGCACGCTGTGCATCTCGACGCAGGCGGGCTGCACCGTGGCCTGCCGGTTCTGCTCCACCGGCCACCAGGGCTTCAACCGCAACCTGGGGGTGGACGAGATCATCGGCCAGCTGTGGCTGGCGCGCCGCACGGTCGAGGCCGACCGCGAGGGCGCGCGGCTGTCGGGCGGCATGCCCGCGCCGCTGGGTACCCAGGACGACCGGGTCATCAGCAACGTCGTCATGATGGGCATGGGCGAGCCCCTGCTCAACTACGACAACACGGTCTCGGCGCTGCGCCTGATGCTGGACGACAATGCCTATGGCCTGTCGCGCCGCCGGGTCACGGTGTCGACCTCGGGCGTGGTGCCCATGATGGACCGCCTCGCGCGCGACTGTCCGGTCGCGCTGGCGGTGTCGCTGCACGCGCCCAACGACGCGCTGCGCGACGACCTGGTGCCGCTGAACCGCAAGTATCCGCTGCGCGAACTGATCGCGGCGTGCCAGCGCTACCTGGAGTTCGCCCCGCGCGACTTCATCACGTTCGAATACGTCATGCTCGACGGCATCAACGATGGCGACGAGCATGCCAAGCAATTGATAGACATTGCGCGGCAGGTGTCGTGCAAGTTCAACCTCATTCCGTTCAATCCCTTCCCGCAGTCCGGGCTCAAGCGTTCGCCCATGGCCCGGGTCCGGCTGTTCGCGCAGCGCCTGATGGACGCCGGCATCGTCACCACCGTGCGCAAGACGCGCGGCGACGACATCGACGCGGCCTGCGGACAGTTGGCCGGCGAGGTCAAGGATCGTACCCGCCTGAAGGAACGCCTGGCGGGCGAGACCCGGTTTGGCCGTATCGTGGAGGTGCGCGAATGA
- a CDS encoding RodZ domain-containing protein, with protein sequence MSEPHETGAAGRQEGPAPTAGSPSSSSVGRELARLREARGWSQEYVSDRLKFAVRQIRALENEQWNELPQGMPLRGFVRNYARLLDQDPAPMLQALSPQLQVADPVSLEQASSLSSPLAHSSGRTWPVAASRRRLAPWLVGGVMAVLALVLLGYALSQQGKLSFGQASTASLDTPAAGTTSVQTEAPLAPAEPPPAVPQEVVPAAAAPVAPEPAPAPEPPAAAPAPAPGLSMTMRQASWVEVRRADGTVAVSRIIAAGEPYELDVAGAPYRVVIGNVNGVDLTWRGTPVDLAPYRRDNVARLTLQ encoded by the coding sequence ATGTCTGAACCCCACGAAACCGGTGCCGCCGGCAGGCAGGAGGGCCCGGCGCCCACTGCCGGCTCGCCGTCTTCGTCGTCGGTCGGCCGGGAACTGGCGCGCCTGCGCGAGGCACGCGGCTGGTCGCAGGAATACGTGTCCGACCGCCTGAAGTTCGCCGTGCGCCAGATCCGCGCGCTCGAGAACGAACAGTGGAACGAGCTGCCGCAGGGCATGCCGCTGCGCGGCTTCGTGCGCAACTACGCGCGGTTGCTGGACCAGGATCCGGCGCCGATGCTGCAGGCGCTGTCGCCCCAGTTGCAGGTGGCCGATCCGGTATCGCTGGAACAGGCCTCGTCGCTGTCCAGCCCGCTGGCGCATTCGTCGGGCCGGACCTGGCCGGTGGCCGCCAGCCGCAGGCGGCTGGCCCCCTGGCTGGTCGGCGGCGTGATGGCGGTGCTGGCGCTGGTGCTGCTGGGCTACGCGCTCAGCCAGCAAGGCAAGCTGTCGTTCGGGCAGGCTTCCACGGCCAGCCTGGATACGCCCGCGGCTGGCACGACCTCGGTTCAGACCGAGGCGCCGCTGGCCCCGGCCGAGCCGCCGCCCGCCGTGCCGCAGGAAGTCGTGCCCGCGGCGGCTGCGCCCGTCGCGCCCGAACCAGCGCCGGCGCCGGAGCCGCCGGCGGCGGCCCCGGCTCCGGCGCCCGGCCTGTCGATGACGATGCGGCAGGCAAGCTGGGTCGAAGTGCGGCGCGCCGACGGCACCGTGGCCGTGTCGCGGATCATCGCCGCTGGCGAGCCCTACGAGCTGGATGTGGCGGGAGCGCCGTACCGTGTCGTGATCGGCAACGTCAACGGGGTAGACTTGACCTGGCGCGGCACGCCCGTCGACCTCGCGCCGTATCGCCGGGACAACGTCGCCCGGCTCACCCTCCAGTAG